In the genome of Pseudomonas fluorescens, the window GCCGCGAACCCTGTCATTGCAACCAGCCAGCCAGCACGGCGTTCCAGCAGGTTGAACGCCCGTCCACGCCAACCGCCACGAGGGCTCAATGCCAGCGCAGCATGGATCAGCACCAGCAGATTCAGAGCGGTCAGCAATCCGACCCATAGCCATTCACTGGTAAAGCGCGTGGTCACCCGTGCCAGGTCGCCCCAGGCGCCAATCGAACACGCCGCCAAGGCACCGAGCAGGGGTAGCACCAGTGCCGAACGCGTGGTGCGGACCCGGCCACCGAGCAGCAACGTGCCGATGAAGATCAATCCGCCCACCGCCAGCCACTGCGACCAGTACGGTACGTTTGTCACTGGCCCGGCCAGCACACCCTTGTCCTGGCGATCGGCGTCGAACAGCCCCCAGTAACCACCGACCGCACCTTCACTGGCGCGTTTCCAGGGCTGGTCGAAGGCTTCGATCAGGTTGTAGTGCCAACCCTGTTGCTCGGCCATGGCGACAAAGCCGCGAATGAATTTGGCTTCGTTGACCCGGCTCGGCAGGGCCGTTTCGCGCTGGCGACCTTCGCTTGGCCAGCCGGTTTCGCCGATCAGCACATCCTTGGGCGCGAACTTGTTGCCGAACACCTGGCGTACTTCGGCCACATGTTGCAGGGCAGCGTCGATGTTCGATGGATCATCTTCCCAGTACGGCAGCAAGTGAATGGTCAGGAAGTCCACGGCGGGGGCGATTTGCGGATGCTTGAGCCAGAACTCCCAGACGTCGGCGTAGGTGACAGGCTGTTTGACCTGACTCTTGACCTTGTTGATCAGCTTCACCAACTGCGCACCAGTGACTTCCTTGCGCAGCAGGGTTTCGTTGCCGACGATCACCGCGCTCACCACATCCGGGTTGGCGTTGGCCGAGGCGATCAGCAGGTCGACTTCTTTCTCGGTGTCCACCGGGTTGCTGTTGACCCAGGCGCCGATCATCAGCTTCAAGCCATGCTTGCGCGCAAGGTCCGGCAGGGCTTCGAGGCCGGTCATGGAATAGGTGCGAATGCACTCGAAACTTTTGGACAGCAGCGCGAGGTCGGCATCCATACGCTCGGGGCGCAAGTTGAATGGCACGTCAAACGGCGATTGATCCTTGTCGAACGGGGTGTAGGAGGCGCATTGCAGCTTGTGCGTCGCGCTGGCCACATCCGGCAGGATCACCGGTTTGCCGAGGCCGTACCAGAAGCCGCCAAGGGCAAACAGCCCGAGCAGGCAAGCGAATAGATAAGCAGCAAAAGGGAAGCGGGAGGTCGCGGACATGGTCAGGCCGTGTGGGAACAAAGCGGCGCATGTTACCTGCATTTACCGCGTGCTTGGTGGCTTGCATGATTTTGACATGCAAAGTTCGGGCGGAGTGGCGGGGGTGTTTGTTGCGCCGAAGATTAATGGCTTTCTGATGTCGTTTCTCGATGCCTTGAGGTCGCTGGCAGAGCAGGTCGCCATGAGCGTCAGGTTGATTATCGCAAGTGTCAGTACTCCGCTGATGTTCGAACGAGTTTGCGGTGGGCGTGATGGGGGCGCTGTGCACCATAACAATACGTTTAAGCGACTCGGCATCCGTCGAGCGCAGCACTTTCGGGGAAGTAACGATGAAGATGCGACGACTCTTGGGCGCAGGTGCGGCTTTGGTGCTGGCGATCAGTTCGACCGTGGCGAGCGCCGCCGGCAAGGACGTGACGCTTGGTTATGTCGATGGCTGGTCGGACAGTGTCGCCACGACCAACGTGGCGGCTGAAGTGATCAGGCAGAAACTCGGTTATGACGTGAAGCTGCAAGCCGTCGCTACCGGGATCATGTGGCAGGGCGTGGCCACCGGTAAACTCGACGCCATGCTGTCGGCCTGGCTGCCGGTGACCCACGGTGAGTACTGGACGAAGAACAAGGATCAGGTCGTCGACTACGGCCCGAACTTCAAGGACGCGAAAATCGGCCTGATCGTGCCGGAGTACGTCAAGGCCAAGTCCATTGACGACCTCAAGACCGACGACACCTTCAAGAACCGCATCGTCGGCATCGACGCCGGTTCAGGCGTGATGCTCAAGACCGATCAGGCGATCAAGGACTACGACCTGACCGGCTATCAACTCAAGGCCAGTTCCGGCGCCGGGATGATCGCCGAGCTGACCCGTGCCGAGAAGAAGAACGAATCCATTGCCGTGACCGGTTGGGTGCCGCACTGGATGTTCGCCAAGTGGAAACTGCGCTTCCTCGAAGACCCGAAAGGCGTGTATGGCGCGGCTGAGACCGTGAACAGCATCGGCAGCAAGGGCCTGGAGGCCAAGGCGCCGGAAGTGGCCAAGTTCCTGAAGAACTTCCAGTGGGAATCCAAGGATGAAATCGGCCAGGTGATGTTGGCGATTCAGGATGGTGCCAAACCTGAAGCCGCGGCGAAGGATTGGATCGCCAAAAACCCTGAGCGTGTGGCTGCCTGGATCAAGTAATAACAAAGAGCACGCTTGACCCTGTGGGAGCGGGCTTGCTCGCGAAGCGTTCTGTCAGTTGACTGATATGTCGACTGGCATGACGCCTTCGCGAGCAGGCTCGCTCCCACAGTTGTTTGGTGCATGCTGGAGTTTGGCGAATCCGTCATGGGGTTCTAAGACTAAGGTCGTCTGGAACCTGCCCCGCAGCCGCATAGAGTGGATACCGTTCCAACTAAATCTGTGCTGCGAGGATAAAAACAATGAACGACAGCATTTACCTCTCGATTCAAAACAGCCCGCGCTTCAAGGAGCTGGTTAGCAAGAGGGAACGATTCGCCTGGATTCTTTCGGCGATCATGCTAGGGCTTTACTCCGGATTCATCCTTCTGATTGCTTACGGGCCGCAGGTGTTGGGGGCGAAAATCAGCCCTGAGTCCTCGATTACCTGGGGCATACCGATCGGTGTCGGGCTGATTGTCTCGGCCTTCATCCTGACCGGTATCTACGTACGACGCGCCAACGGCGAGTTCGACGACCTGAACAATGCGATTCTCAAGGAGGCTCAGCAATGATCCGCCGTCTAATGGCTCTTTTGAGCATCGCAGCTTTCGCGCCTGGCGCCTGGGCGGCTGACGCCCTGACCGGTGCCGTGCAGAAACAACCGCTGAACGTCGCTGCGATCCTTATGTTCGTGGCGTTTGTCGGCGCAACGTTGTACATCACTTACTGGGCGTCCAAGAAAAACAACTCGGCCTCCGACTACTACGCAGCTGGCGGCAAGATCACTGGTTTCCAGAACGGTCTGGCGATTGCCGGTGACTACATGTCGGCAGCATCCTTCCTGGGTATTTCTGCGCTGGTGTTCACCTCCGGCTACGACGGCCTGATCTATTCGATCGGCTTCCTGGTGGGCTGGCCGATCATTCTGTTCCTGATCGCCGAGCGCCTGCGTAACCTGGGCAAATATACCTTTGCCGACGTGGCGTCCTATCGCCTTGGGCAAACCCAGATCCGCTCGCTGTCCGCTTGTGGTTCGCTGGTGGTGGTGGCGTTCTACCTGATCGCGCAAATGGTCGGTGCCGGCAAGCTGATCCAGCTGCTGTTCGGTCTCGATTACCACGTTGCGGTGATCCTGGTCGGTATCCTGATGTGCATGTACGTGTTGTTCGGCGGCATGCTGGCGACCACCTGGGTGCAGATCATCAAGGCAGTCCTGCTGCTGTCCGGTGCTTCCTTCATGGCACTGATGGTGATGAAGCACGTCAACTTCGACTTCAACATGCTGTTCTCCGAGGCGATCAAGGTTCACCCGAAAGCTGAAGCGATCATGAGCCCAGGCGGCCTGGTGAAAGATCCGATCTCGGCGTTCTCCCTCGGTCTGGCGCTGATGTTCGGTACCGCTGGCCTGCCGCACATCCTGATGCGCTTCTTCACCGTGAGCGATGCAAAGGAAGCTCGCAAGAGCGTGTTGTACGCAACCGGCTTCATTGGCTACTTCTACATCCTGACCTTTATCATCGGCTTCGGCGCGATCCTGCTGGTCAGCACCAACCCGGCTTTCAAAGACGCAGCTGGTGCCTTGCTGGGCGGTAACAACATGGCGGCGGTGCACCTGGCCAACGCGGTGGGTGGCAGTATCTTCCTGGGCTTCATCTCGGCGGTGGCGTTCGCGACCATTCTGGCAGTGGTTGCCGGTCTGACCCTGGCCGGTGCTTCGGCGGTGTCCCACGACCTGTACGCCAGCGTGATCAAGAAGGGCAAGGCTAACGAGAAGGACGAGATTCGCGTTTCGAAAATCACCACTATCGCCTTGGCGGTGCTGGCCATTGGTCTGGGTATTCTGTTCGAGAGCCAGAACATTGCGTTCATGGTCGGCCTGGCATTCTCCATCGCGGCGAGCTGCAACTTCCCGGTGCTGCTGCTTTCCATGTACTGGAAAAAGCTGACCACCCGCGGTGCGATGATCGGCGGCTGGATGGGGCTGGTCAGTGCCGTGGGCCTGATGGTGCTTGGTCCGACCATCTGGGTGCAGATCCTGCATCACGAGAAGGCCATCTTCCCGTATGAGTACCCGGCGCTGTTCTCGATGATGATTGCCTTTGTCGGGATCTGGTTCTTCTCGGTTACCGACAAGTCGACTGCGGCTGACAATGAGCGGGCGCTGTTCTTCCCGCAGTTTGTTCGTTCGCAGACTGGCCTGGGTGCAAGTGGTGCTGTTTCGCACTAAGCATTTGGGTTTGACTGTTTAAGTTGTGTTGAATGGAAATGCCCTGGTCGAGAGATCGGGGCATTTTTTATTGGGCGGTAATCGACCTGAATTTTTTTGGATGTGCCCGATTTACTGTGGGAGCGAGCCTGCTCGCGAAGGCGGCCTGACAGCCGACCTGTCTCTTGTTGACCGCGTACGTATCCATTCCTGCGGTAACGACGACTTATGGTTCCGCTCTTACAGCGGGTCACTTTGGCAAACGCCCCAAAGTAACCAAAGGTCTCGCCCCTTACGTACGGCCCCTCGCTAAGGCTCGGCGTTCCTTCGCTCCGGTATTCATCCGGGGGCATTGCCCTCCGGTCGGCTTCGCTTCGACCTACATGCAATGGGTTCGACTGCGTCGAACGGCGCTGCGCGCCAATCCCCGGATGAACACCTCCACTCAGCCTCCCGAGGGGGCGGGTGGATCAAGATCAAAAGCTGCAGGCGAGCTAACGCTCGGCCTGTTGAGTGGTGAAGCGCAGAGGGTGTACGCCGCTTTTGCTTTTGCTTTTGATCTTCTTGCCCCCTCGAGAGGCCGAGTGGAGGTTCTGCGCAGTGGGCAACCCGGCATGGATGCCGGGTTAGCCGCCGCCGGCCATGGATGGCCGATGGCGGCGGGTCCACGGAGCAGGACCGGAGCGAGGGAATGCCGAGCCTTGGCGAGGCACCGAACGTAAGGGGCAAGAGCCCTTTGGTTACTTTGGGGCTTTTCCAAAGTAACCCGCTGTAAAAGCGGAACCGTAAGTCGCCGCTACCTAAATAACGGAAATGTACACAATTAAAAGAGGCAAACAAAAACGGCCCCTATATAAATAGAGGCCGTCTCCGGTACAACTCAACACGCTACAGCATGAATCTTACTTGCGGTCTTCCAGCTTGGTGATGTCACGCGACTCGTAGCCGGTGTACAGCTGGCGCGGGCGGCCGATCTTGTACGGGCTGGAGAGCATTTCCTTCCAGTGGGAGATCCAGCCGACGGTCCGCGCCAGGGCGAAGATCACGGTGAACATGCTGGTTGGAATGCCGATCGCCTTGAGGATGATCCCCGAGTAGAAGTCGACGTTCGGGTACAGCGAGCGCTCGATGAAGTACGGGTCGGTCAGGGCGATCTCTTCCAGGCGCATGGCCAGTTCGAGTTGCGGATCGTTCTGGATGCCCAGTTCCTTCAACACTTCGTCGCAGGTCTGCTTCATCACGGTGGCGCGCGGGTCGCGGTTTTTGTAAACGCGGTGACCGAAGCCCATCAGTTTGAACGGATCGTTCTTGTCCTTGGCCTTGGCGATGTACTTGTCGATGTTCGAAACATCGCCGATTTCATCGAGCATGGTCAGTACGGCTTCGTTGGCACCGCCGTGGGCAGGGCCCCACAGTGCAGCGATGCCGGCGGCGATGCAGGCGAACGGGTTGGCACCCGAAGAGCCGGCCAGGCGCACGGTGGAGGTCGAAGCGTTCTGCTCGTGGTCGGCATGGAGGATGAAGATCCGGTCCATGGCCTTGGCGAGTACCGGGCTGATCGGTTTGATCTCGCACGGGGTGTTGAACATCATGTGCAGGAAGTTTTCCGCGTACGACAGATCGTTGCGCGGGTACATCATGGGTTGGCCCATGGAGTACTTGTAAACCATCGCTGCCAGGGTCGGCATCTTGGCAACCAGGCGGATCGCGGAGATTTCGCGATGCTGCGGGTTATTGATGTCCAGGGAGTCGTGGTAGAACGCCGAGAGGGCGCCGACTACGCCGCACATGACGGCCATCGGGTGGGCGTCGCGACGGAAGCCGTTGAAGAAGGTCTTCAGCTGCTCGTGAACCATGGTGTGGTTCTTCACGGTGCTGACGAACTGGGCCTTCTGTTCTGCGGTCGGCAGTTCGCCGTTGAGCAGCAGATAGCAGGTTTCCAGGTAGTCCGACTTTTCAGCCAGCTGTTCGATCGGGTAGCCGCGGTGCAGCAGAATGCCGTTGTCGCCGTCGATATAGGTGATCTTCGACTCGCACGAGGCGGTCGACATGAAGCCTGGGTCAAAGGTGAAACGGCCCGTGGCCGTCAGGCCCCGAACATCGATAACATCGGGACCAACGGTGCCGGTTAAAATGGGCAGCTCGACGGGGGCTGCGCCCTCGATGATCAACTGCGCTTTTTTGTCAGCCATGTGGCCTCCTATTTATGCTTGAAATCATCAGACAGACCCCCCACGCAGGGCCCGCACCACTATAGTGAGATAAATTCGAATGTCAATTTGCCTAAAGTCTTGCTCCAGAAGGCTTTAACCGGACTTTTTTCTCGAAATTGGCTGCCATTTACGCCTTTTATGTCAGTTGCGCAATCAGCTGTTCGGGTTAGGTGTTTGCGTTGTCATTAGTAGCCTAACTGTCTATACTCGGCCACCGACCGCCAAGGGCTTTTGGGCTTGCTTTCATTGGGGGTCGCATCCCTGGGTGGTGGTTACCTGACCAGTGCACTCCCCAACAACTTTGCCCTGATTGTTAGGGGCTCTTCAGTGTGAAAAAAAAGCCGTGAAAAGCCAACGACCTGTAAACCTAGACCTAAGGACCATCAAACTCCCAGTCACTGCTTACACGTCCATCCTTCACCGAATCTCCGGTGTCATCCTCTTCGTGTGCCTTGCCATCATGCTTTACGCATTGGACAAGTCGCTGAGTTCCGAGGAAGGCTTCGGTCAGGTGAAAGCGTGTCTGACCAGTCCGCTAGCCAAGCTAGTGACATGGGGCATCCTGTCCGCTCTGCTGTATCACCTGGTAGCCGGTGTGCGCCATTTGATCATGGACATGGGCATCGGTGAGACGCTGGAAGGCGGCAAGCTGGGCTCGAAAATCGTTATCGCCGTTTCCGTGGTGGTAATCGTTCTGGCAGGAGTTTGGATATGGTAACTAACGTCACGAACCTGTCGCGTTCGGGCCTCTATGACTGGATGGCGCAACGTGTGTCTGCGGTCGTTCTCGCGGCTTACTTCATCTTCCTGATCGGATACATCGTGGCCAACCCTGGCCTCGAGTACGCCCAGTGGCATGAACTGTTCGCCCACAACGGAATGCGTATCTTCAGCCTCCTGGCCCTCGTTGCCCTCGGCGCTCACGCCTGGGTCGGCATGTGGACCATCGCGACCGACTACCTGACGCCAATGGCGTTCGGCAAGTCCGCGACGGCTATACGTTTCCTTTTCCAGGCAGTATGCGGCGTTGCGATGTTCGCTTACTTCGTCTGGGGCGTGCAGATTCTCTGGGGTATCTGAGTCATGGCTAACATTCCAACGATTTCTTTCGACGCCATCATTATTGGTGGTGGCGGTGCCGGCATGCGCGCAGCGCTGCAACTGGCACAGGGCGGTCACAAGACTGCCGTGATCACCAAGGTTTTCCCGACCCGTTCGCATACTGTATCCGCCCAGGGCGGCATCACCTGCGCAATCGCGTCCGCTGACCCGAACGATGACTGGCGCTGGCACATGTACGATACCGTCAAGGGTTCCGACTACATCGGTGACCAGGACGCTATCGAATACATGTGTCAGGAAGGCCCGGCTGCCGTTTACGAGCTGGACCACATGGGTATGCCATTCTCGCGTACCGAGCAAGGTCGTATCTACCAGCGTCCATTCGGCGGTCAGTCCAAGGACTACGGTAAAGGCGGCCAGGCTGCGCGTACTTGCGCTGCGTCCGACCGTACCGGTCACGCACTGCTGCACACCCTTTATCAGGGCAACCTGAAAGCCGGTACCGTGTTCCTGAACGAGTACTACGCTGTCGATCTGGTGAAGAACGGCGAAGGCGAGTTCGTCGGCGTGATCGCCATCTGCATCGAAACCGGCGAAACCACCTACATCCGTGCCAAGGCCACCGTACTGGCTACCGGCGGTGCAGGTCGTATCTACGCTTCGACCACCAACGCCCTGATCAACACCGGTGACGGCGTTGGCATGGCGCTGCGTGCTGGCGTGCCGGTACAAGACATTGAAATGTGGCAGTTCCACCCGACCGGTATCGCCGGCGCTGGTGTACTGGTTACAGAAGGTTGCCGTGGTGAAGGTGGATACCTGATCAACAAGCACGGCGAGCGTTTCATGGAGCGTTATGCTCCGAACGCCAAAGACCTTGCCGGTCGTGACGTTGTTGCCCGCTCGATGGTTAAAGAGATCATCGCCGGCAACGGTTGCGGTCCGAATGGCGACCACGTGATGCTCAAGCTCGACCACCTGGGCGAGGAAGTGCTGCACAGCCGTCTGCCAGGCATCTGCGAACTGTCGAAGACTTTTGCGCACGTTGACCCGGTTGTTGCTCCGGTTCCGGTTGTTCCGACTTGCCACTATATGATGGGCGGCGTTGCCACCAACATTCACGGCCAGGCGATCACCCAGAACGGCGAAGGCGTCGACGAAATCATCCCTGGCCTGTTCGCAGTGGGTGAAGTGGCTTGCGTATCGGTTCACGGTGCCAACCGTCTGGGCGGCAACTCGCTGCTCGACCTGGTGGTATTCGGCCGCGCTGCCGGCCTGCACCTGGAAAAGGCGCTGACCGATGGTATCGAATACGACGACGCCACCGACGCCGACATCCAGGCTGCCCTGGCGCGTCTGTCCGCCCTGAACGAGCGTACCGAAGGCGAAGACGTGGCTACCCTGCGTCGCGAGCTGCAAAACTGCATGCAGAACTACTTCGGTGTATTCCGTACCGGCGAATACATGCAGAAGGGTATTGCCCAGCTGGCTGATCTGCGCAAACGCATCGCCAACGTGAAGATCAACGATAAGTCGCAGGCGTTCAACACTGCACGTATCGAAGCGCTGGAACTGCAGAACCTGCTGGAAGTGGCCGAAGCCACCGCCATCGCTGCCGAAGTACGTAAAGAGTCCCGTGGTGCTCACGCCCGTGAAGACTTCGAAGATCGCGACGATGAAAACTGGCTGTGCCACACCCTGTACTTCCCGGGTGACAAGCGCGTGACCAAGCGTGCCGTGAACTTCTCGCCGAAGACTGTTCCGACTTTTGAACCTAAGATTCGGACTTATTAAGGGTGGCCGCCATGTTGCAAGTCAGCGTTTATCGTTACAACCCTGATCAGGACGCCGCGCCGTTCATGCAGGAATTCCAGGTCGATACCGGTGGTAAAGACCTGATGGTGCTGGACGTGCTGGCCCTGATCAAAGAGCAGGACGAGGGTTTCTCCTATCGTCGCTCTTGCCGTGAAGGTGTTTGCGGTTCCGACGGCATGAACATCAACGGCAAAAACGGCCTGGCCTGCGTCACGCCGCTGTCTGCTGTCGTAAAAGGTAACAAGTTGATCGTTCGTCCTCTGCCAGGTTTGCCGGTTATCCGTGACCTGGTCGTCGATATGAGCATCTTCTACAAGCAATACGAAAAGGTTAAGCCATACCTGCAGAACGACACGCCGGCTCCGGCCATCGAGCGCCTGCAGTCCCCTGAAGAACGTGAAAAGCTCGACGGTCTGTACGAGTGCATCCTGTGCGCTTGCTGCTCGACTTCCTGCCCGTCCTTCTGGTGGAACCCGGACAAGTTCCTGGGTCCAGCTGCCCTGCTGCAAGCGTACCGCTTCCTGGCAGACAGCCGCGACACCAAGACGGCCGAGCGTCTGGCTGCGCTGGATGACCCGTTCAGCGTATTCCGCTGCCGGAGCATCATGAACTGCGTCAGCGTATGTCCGAAAGGCCTGAACCCGACTAAGGCCATCGGTCACATCCGTAACATGTTGCTCTCGAGCGGCGTGTGATTCAGCTGCTGTACCCGCTGTACCCGTAGATGCTACGGCGCAGGCTTCAACCGGCGCCGTAGTTTTAACCTGAGCAGCAGCTTAAAAGGCTGCGGCTCTTATTTTGAAGAAATGAGACAAGCAGGGGCATCCGGGCTGGTACCCGGACTATCAGTGTGATCCTAGTGGCTTGTTTTGGTCGCTGCATTCGGACTTCTGCAAGTTTGCTCGGTGTCGACACCGATGGTGTTCCCCTAACCGAGGGTGACCAAGCATGCAAGAAAGCGTGATGCAGCGCATGTGGAACAGTGCCTACCTATCCGGTAGTAACGCTGCCTATGTGGAAGAGCTTTACGAGCTCTACCTGCACGACCCTAACGCTGTGCCAGAAGAGTGGCGCACCTACTTCCAGAAGTTGCCTGCTGACGGCAACTCTGCCACCGATGTTTCGCACTCCACAATTCGCGATCATTTCGTCTTGCTGGCAAAGAACCAGCGCCGCGCCCAACCGGTTTCCGCCGGCAGCGTGAGCAGTGAGCACGAGAAGAAGCAAGTTGAAGTGCTGCGATTGATCCAGGCCTACCGTATGCGTGGCCACCAGGCAGCCCAGCTTGACCCGCTGGGACTGTGGCAGCGTCCTGCACCTGCAGACCTGTCGATCAATCATTACGGCTTGACCAATGCCGATCTTGATACGACCTTCCGTGCCGGCGACCTGTTCATCGGCAAAGAGGAAGCGAGCCTACGCGAAATTCACGAAGCGTTGCAGCAGACATATTGCCGCACCATCGGCGCTGAGTTCACGCACATCACCGATTCCGAGCAGCGCCAGTGGTTCCAGCAGCGTCTGGAAAGCGTGCGCGGTCGTCCGACGTATTCCGCCGACATCAAGAGCCACCTGCTCGAGCGCGTGACCGCCGGCGAAGGCCTGGAAAAATACCTGGGCACCAAATACCCGGGTACCAAGCGTTTCGGTCTGGAAGGCGGCGAAAGCCTGATTCCGATGCTCGACGAGCTGATCCAGCGTTCCGGTTCCTACGGCACCAAGGAAATCGTCATCGGCATGGCCCACCGTGGCCGTCTGAACGTGCTGGTCAACACCTTCGGCAAGAACCCGCGCGAGCTGTTCGACGAGTTCGAAGGCAAGAAGAAGGTCGAGCTGGGTTCCGGTGACGTGAAATACCACCAGGGCTTCTCGTCCAACGTGATGACCTCCGGTGGTGAAGTTCACCTGGCCATGGCGTTCAACCCGTCCCACCTGGAAATCGTTTCCCCGGTGGTCGAGGGTTCGGTTCGCGCCCGTCAGGACCGTCGTAACGATCCGACCGGTGAGAAGGTTCTGCCGATCTCCATCCACGGTGACGCTGCTTTCGCAGGTCAGGGCGTGGTCATGGAAACCTTCCAGATGTCGCAGACCCGCGGTTTCAAGACCGGCGGTACCGTGCACATCGTGATCAACAACCAGGTCGGTTTCACCATCAGCAACCCGCTGGACTCGCGTTCCACCGAGTACGCGACCGACGTTGCGAAAATGATCCAGGCGCCGATCCTCCATGTGAATGGTGATGATCCGGAAGCCGTATTGTTCGTGACCCAGCTGGCCATCGACTACCGCATGCAGTTCAAGCGTGACGTGGTGATCGACCTGGTCTGCTACCGTCGTCGCGGCCACAACGAGGCCGACGAGCCAAGCGGCACCCAGCCGATCATGTATCAGCAGATCACCAAGCAGCGCACCACCCGTGAGCTGTATGCCGATCGTCTGACCCAGGGCGGTGTGCTGGACGCAGAGCGTGTTCAGGCGAAAGTCGACGAATACCGCAACGCGCTGGACAACGGTCTGCACGTGGTGAAGAGCCTGGTCAAAGAGCCGAACAAAGAGTTGTTCGTGGATTGGCGTCCGTATCTGGGCCACGCCTGGACCGCACGTCACGACACTCGCTTCGATCTGAAGACCCTGCAGGAACTGTCCGCCAAGCTGCTGGAAATTCCGGAAGGCTTCGTGGTTCAGCGCCAGGTCGCGAAAATCTACGAAGACCGTCAGAAGATGCAAGCCGGCGGCCTGCCGATCAACTGGGGTTACGCCGAAACCATGGCGTACGCGACCCTGGCGTTCGAAGGTCACCCGATCCGCATGACCGGCCAGGACATCGGCCGCGGTACGTTCTCGCACCGTCATGCTGTCTTGCACAACCAGAAAGACGCGGGCACCTACATCCCGTTGCAGAACCTGTACAACGGCCAGCCACGTTTCGACCTGTACGATTCGTTCCTGTCCGAAGAAGCCGTACTGGCGTTCGAATACGGTTACTCGACCACCACGCCTGATGCGCTGGTGATCTGGGAAGCCCAGTTCGGCGACTTCGCCAACGGAGCCCAGGTGGTTAT includes:
- a CDS encoding beta (1-6) glucans synthase, with the protein product MQVTCAALFPHGLTMSATSRFPFAAYLFACLLGLFALGGFWYGLGKPVILPDVASATHKLQCASYTPFDKDQSPFDVPFNLRPERMDADLALLSKSFECIRTYSMTGLEALPDLARKHGLKLMIGAWVNSNPVDTEKEVDLLIASANANPDVVSAVIVGNETLLRKEVTGAQLVKLINKVKSQVKQPVTYADVWEFWLKHPQIAPAVDFLTIHLLPYWEDDPSNIDAALQHVAEVRQVFGNKFAPKDVLIGETGWPSEGRQRETALPSRVNEAKFIRGFVAMAEQQGWHYNLIEAFDQPWKRASEGAVGGYWGLFDADRQDKGVLAGPVTNVPYWSQWLAVGGLIFIGTLLLGGRVRTTRSALVLPLLGALAACSIGAWGDLARVTTRFTSEWLWVGLLTALNLLVLIHAALALSPRGGWRGRAFNLLERRAGWLVAMTGFAAAVMMLELVLDPRYRSFPSVAFIVPALVYLCRPVNVPRREIALLTFIIGAGIAPQLFREGLQNQQAWGWALVSVLMVAALWRCLRVRTA
- a CDS encoding glycine betaine ABC transporter substrate-binding protein, which translates into the protein MKMRRLLGAGAALVLAISSTVASAAGKDVTLGYVDGWSDSVATTNVAAEVIRQKLGYDVKLQAVATGIMWQGVATGKLDAMLSAWLPVTHGEYWTKNKDQVVDYGPNFKDAKIGLIVPEYVKAKSIDDLKTDDTFKNRIVGIDAGSGVMLKTDQAIKDYDLTGYQLKASSGAGMIAELTRAEKKNESIAVTGWVPHWMFAKWKLRFLEDPKGVYGAAETVNSIGSKGLEAKAPEVAKFLKNFQWESKDEIGQVMLAIQDGAKPEAAAKDWIAKNPERVAAWIK
- a CDS encoding DUF485 domain-containing protein, producing the protein MNDSIYLSIQNSPRFKELVSKRERFAWILSAIMLGLYSGFILLIAYGPQVLGAKISPESSITWGIPIGVGLIVSAFILTGIYVRRANGEFDDLNNAILKEAQQ
- a CDS encoding cation acetate symporter; this translates as MIRRLMALLSIAAFAPGAWAADALTGAVQKQPLNVAAILMFVAFVGATLYITYWASKKNNSASDYYAAGGKITGFQNGLAIAGDYMSAASFLGISALVFTSGYDGLIYSIGFLVGWPIILFLIAERLRNLGKYTFADVASYRLGQTQIRSLSACGSLVVVAFYLIAQMVGAGKLIQLLFGLDYHVAVILVGILMCMYVLFGGMLATTWVQIIKAVLLLSGASFMALMVMKHVNFDFNMLFSEAIKVHPKAEAIMSPGGLVKDPISAFSLGLALMFGTAGLPHILMRFFTVSDAKEARKSVLYATGFIGYFYILTFIIGFGAILLVSTNPAFKDAAGALLGGNNMAAVHLANAVGGSIFLGFISAVAFATILAVVAGLTLAGASAVSHDLYASVIKKGKANEKDEIRVSKITTIALAVLAIGLGILFESQNIAFMVGLAFSIAASCNFPVLLLSMYWKKLTTRGAMIGGWMGLVSAVGLMVLGPTIWVQILHHEKAIFPYEYPALFSMMIAFVGIWFFSVTDKSTAADNERALFFPQFVRSQTGLGASGAVSH
- the gltA gene encoding citrate synthase, which translates into the protein MADKKAQLIIEGAAPVELPILTGTVGPDVIDVRGLTATGRFTFDPGFMSTASCESKITYIDGDNGILLHRGYPIEQLAEKSDYLETCYLLLNGELPTAEQKAQFVSTVKNHTMVHEQLKTFFNGFRRDAHPMAVMCGVVGALSAFYHDSLDINNPQHREISAIRLVAKMPTLAAMVYKYSMGQPMMYPRNDLSYAENFLHMMFNTPCEIKPISPVLAKAMDRIFILHADHEQNASTSTVRLAGSSGANPFACIAAGIAALWGPAHGGANEAVLTMLDEIGDVSNIDKYIAKAKDKNDPFKLMGFGHRVYKNRDPRATVMKQTCDEVLKELGIQNDPQLELAMRLEEIALTDPYFIERSLYPNVDFYSGIILKAIGIPTSMFTVIFALARTVGWISHWKEMLSSPYKIGRPRQLYTGYESRDITKLEDRK
- the sdhC gene encoding succinate dehydrogenase, cytochrome b556 subunit translates to MKSQRPVNLDLRTIKLPVTAYTSILHRISGVILFVCLAIMLYALDKSLSSEEGFGQVKACLTSPLAKLVTWGILSALLYHLVAGVRHLIMDMGIGETLEGGKLGSKIVIAVSVVVIVLAGVWIW
- the sdhD gene encoding succinate dehydrogenase, hydrophobic membrane anchor protein produces the protein MVTNVTNLSRSGLYDWMAQRVSAVVLAAYFIFLIGYIVANPGLEYAQWHELFAHNGMRIFSLLALVALGAHAWVGMWTIATDYLTPMAFGKSATAIRFLFQAVCGVAMFAYFVWGVQILWGI